A genomic segment from Spinacia oleracea cultivar Varoflay chromosome 3, BTI_SOV_V1, whole genome shotgun sequence encodes:
- the LOC110802228 gene encoding uncharacterized protein isoform X2 translates to MKEREIDIRHGEGYKTSGWSMINSISPFFILRDCFPNTTRKVIERTLKKELAVVGTNVARAISPAIEKTISSTTTDSFQICRRKL, encoded by the exons ATGAAGGAGCGGGAGATCGACATTAGGCATGGAGAAGGCTACAAAACCTCG GGGTGGAGCATGATCAATTCTATCAGCCCATTTTTTATCTTGAGAGATTGTTTCCCAAACACAACAAGGAAAG TGATTGAGAGAACATTGAAGAAAGAATTGGCTGTTGTTGGCACAAATGTAGCTCGTGCAATAAGTCCTGCTATTGAGAAAACTATTTCTTCGACTACTACGGATTCCTTCCAG ATTTGCAGACGAAAGTTATGA